In Mycobacterium tuberculosis H37Rv, a single window of DNA contains:
- a CDS encoding insertion sequence element IS1081 transposase: MTSSHLIDTEQLLADQLAQASPDLLRGLLSTFIAALMGAEADALCGAGYRERSDERSNQRNGYRHRDFDTRAATIDVAIPKLRQGSYFPDWLLQRRKRAERALTSVVATCYLLGVSTRRMERLVETLGVTKLSKSQVSIMAKELDEAVEAFRTRPLDAGPYTFLAADALVLKVREAGRVVGVHTLIATGVNAEGYREILGIQVTSAEDGAGWLAFFRDLVARGLSGVALVTSDAHAGLVAAIGATLPAAAWQRCRTHYAANLMAATPKPSWPWVRTLLHSIYDQPDAESVVAQYDRVLDALTDKLPAVAEHLDTARTDLLAFTAFPKQIWRQIWSNNPQERLNREVRRRTDVVGIFPDRASIIRLVGAVLAEQHDEWIEGRRYLGLEVLTRARAALTSTEEPAKQQTTNTPALTT, encoded by the coding sequence ATGACCTCTTCTCATCTTATCGACACCGAGCAGCTTCTGGCTGACCAACTCGCACAGGCGAGCCCGGATCTGCTGCGCGGGCTGCTCTCGACGTTCATCGCCGCCTTGATGGGGGCTGAAGCCGACGCCCTGTGCGGGGCGGGCTACCGCGAACGCAGCGATGAGCGGTCCAATCAGCGCAACGGCTACCGCCACCGTGATTTCGACACCCGTGCCGCAACCATCGACGTCGCGATCCCCAAGCTGCGCCAGGGCAGCTATTTCCCGGACTGGCTGCTGCAGCGCCGCAAGCGAGCTGAACGCGCACTGACCAGCGTGGTGGCGACCTGCTACCTGCTGGGAGTATCCACTCGCCGGATGGAGCGCCTGGTCGAAACACTTGGTGTGACAAAGCTTTCCAAGTCGCAAGTGTCGATCATGGCCAAAGAGCTCGACGAAGCCGTAGAGGCGTTTCGGACCCGCCCGCTCGATGCCGGCCCGTATACCTTCCTCGCCGCCGACGCCCTGGTGCTCAAGGTGCGCGAGGCAGGCCGCGTCGTCGGAGTGCACACCTTGATCGCCACCGGCGTCAACGCCGAGGGCTACCGAGAGATCCTGGGCATCCAGGTCACCTCCGCCGAGGACGGGGCCGGCTGGCTGGCGTTCTTCCGCGACCTGGTCGCCCGCGGCCTGTCCGGGGTCGCGCTGGTCACCAGCGACGCCCACGCCGGCCTGGTGGCCGCGATCGGCGCCACCCTGCCCGCAGCGGCCTGGCAGCGCTGCAGAACCCACTACGCAGCCAATCTGATGGCAGCCACCCCGAAGCCCTCCTGGCCGTGGGTGCGCACCCTGCTGCACTCCATCTACGACCAGCCCGACGCCGAATCAGTTGTTGCCCAATATGATCGGGTACTCGACGCTCTGACCGACAAACTCCCCGCGGTGGCCGAGCACCTCGACACCGCCCGCACCGACCTGCTGGCGTTCACCGCCTTCCCCAAGCAGATCTGGCGCCAAATCTGGTCCAACAACCCCCAGGAACGCCTCAACCGAGAGGTACGACGCCGAACCGACGTCGTGGGCATCTTCCCCGACCGCGCCTCGATCATCCGCCTCGTCGGAGCCGTCCTCGCCGAACAACACGACGAATGGATCGAAGGACGGCGCTACCTGGGCCTCGAGGTCCTCACCCGAGCCCGAGCAGCACTGACCAGCACCGAAGAACCCGCCAAGCAGCAAACCACCAACACCCCAGCACTGACCACCTAG
- the ldtB gene encoding L,D-transpeptidase LdtB gives MPKVGIAAQAGRTRVRRAWLTALMMTAVMIGAVACGSGRGPAPIKVIADKGTPFADLLVPKLTASVTDGAVGVTVDAPVSVTAADGVLAAVTMVNDNGRPVAGRLSPDGLRWSTTEQLGYNRRYTLNATALGLGGAATRQLTFQTSSPAHLTMPYVMPGDGEVVGVGEPVAIRFDENIADRGAAEKAIKITTNPPVEGAFYWLNNREVRWRPEHFWKPGTAVDVAVNTYGVDLGEGMFGEDNVQTHFTIGDEVIATADDNTKILTVRVNGEVVKSMPTSMGKDSTPTANGIYIVGSRYKHIIMDSSTYGVPVNSPNGYRTDVDWATQISYSGVFVHSAPWSVGAQGHTNTSHGCLNVSPSNAQWFYDHVKRGDIVEVVNTVGGTLPGIDGLGDWNIPWDQWRAGNAKA, from the coding sequence ATGCCAAAGGTGGGGATTGCAGCTCAGGCGGGTAGGACCAGGGTTCGGAGAGCCTGGTTAACCGCGCTGATGATGACCGCCGTGATGATCGGTGCCGTCGCATGCGGCAGCGGCCGCGGACCCGCACCGATCAAGGTCATCGCGGACAAGGGCACGCCGTTCGCCGATCTGCTGGTGCCCAAGCTCACCGCGTCGGTCACCGACGGCGCCGTCGGCGTCACCGTGGATGCACCGGTGTCGGTGACCGCCGCCGACGGTGTGCTGGCGGCCGTCACCATGGTCAACGACAACGGCAGGCCGGTGGCCGGTCGACTCAGCCCCGACGGACTGCGCTGGTCGACCACTGAGCAGCTCGGCTACAACAGGCGCTACACGCTGAACGCGACGGCGCTTGGACTGGGTGGCGCGGCGACCCGCCAGCTGACCTTCCAGACCAGTTCCCCCGCGCACCTGACCATGCCCTACGTCATGCCCGGTGATGGGGAGGTCGTGGGTGTCGGCGAGCCGGTGGCGATCCGATTCGACGAGAACATCGCTGACCGGGGCGCGGCCGAGAAGGCCATCAAGATCACCACCAACCCGCCCGTGGAGGGCGCGTTCTACTGGCTGAATAACCGTGAAGTGCGTTGGCGCCCAGAGCATTTCTGGAAGCCAGGTACGGCCGTTGATGTGGCGGTCAACACCTACGGCGTCGACTTGGGCGAGGGAATGTTCGGCGAGGACAACGTGCAGACGCACTTCACCATCGGCGACGAGGTGATCGCGACCGCCGACGACAACACCAAGATACTGACCGTGCGGGTGAATGGCGAGGTCGTAAAGTCCATGCCGACGTCGATGGGCAAGGACAGCACCCCGACGGCCAACGGCATATACATCGTCGGCTCGCGGTACAAGCACATCATCATGGACTCGTCCACCTACGGCGTACCCGTCAACTCGCCCAACGGATATCGCACCGATGTCGACTGGGCCACCCAGATCTCCTACAGCGGTGTCTTCGTGCACTCAGCGCCGTGGTCGGTGGGGGCTCAGGGCCACACCAACACCAGCCATGGCTGCCTGAACGTCAGCCCGAGCAACGCGCAGTGGTTCTACGACCATGTCAAGCGCGGCGACATCGTCGAGGTGGTCAATACCGTGGGTGGCACCCTGCCGGGGATCGACGGGCTCGGCGATTGGAACATTCCGTGGGACCAGTGGCGCGCCGGTAACGCCAAGGCGTAA
- the PE26 gene encoding PE family protein PE26 (PE26, Member of the M. tuberculosis PE family): MSRLIVAPDWLASAAAEVQSIGSALSAANAAAAAPTTLLVAAAEDEVSAAAAALFANYGREYQTLSVRFASLDQQFAQALNSAAASYQTAEATGASLVQTATQGVLGVINAPTEFMFGRSLIGDGADGTAASPIGEPGGILYGDGGNGYSQTTPGAVGGAGGSAGFIGNGGAGGAGGPGAGGGTGGLGGWLWGNNGAAGTGDPVNVAVPLRVENNFPLVNLLVNRGPTVPILLDTGSSSLVIPFWKIGWQNLGLPTGFDVVHYGNGVSIVYADVPTTVDFGGGAATTPTSVHVGILPYPRNLDSLVLIASGGAFGPNGNGILGIGPNVGSYAVSGPGNVVTTDLPGQLNEGTLIDIPGGYMQFGPNTGTPITSVTGAPITVLNVQIGGYDPNGGYWSLPSIFDSGGNHGTLPAVILGTGQTTGYAPPGTVISISIHDNQTLLYQYTTTASNSPVVTADPRLNTGLTPFLLGPVYISNNPSGVGTVVFNYPPP; the protein is encoded by the coding sequence GTGTCGCGTCTGATCGTGGCTCCGGACTGGCTGGCGTCAGCAGCGGCGGAGGTGCAAAGCATCGGCTCGGCGCTGAGCGCGGCGAACGCCGCGGCCGCGGCCCCCACCACCCTATTGGTGGCCGCCGCCGAAGACGAGGTATCCGCAGCGGCCGCAGCGCTATTCGCCAACTACGGCCGGGAGTATCAGACGCTGAGTGTGCGGTTCGCCTCGCTTGATCAGCAGTTCGCGCAAGCACTGAACTCGGCGGCAGCGTCGTATCAGACGGCCGAAGCCACGGGTGCGTCGCTCGTGCAGACCGCGACACAAGGTGTACTGGGTGTGATCAATGCGCCCACCGAGTTCATGTTCGGACGCTCGCTGATCGGCGACGGAGCTGACGGCACGGCTGCCAGCCCCATCGGCGAGCCCGGCGGAATCCTGTACGGCGACGGCGGAAACGGCTACTCCCAGACCACGCCCGGAGCTGTCGGCGGAGCCGGCGGGTCGGCCGGATTTATCGGTAACGGTGGCGCCGGGGGCGCCGGCGGGCCCGGCGCCGGCGGCGGGACTGGAGGCCTCGGCGGCTGGTTATGGGGCAACAACGGCGCCGCTGGCACCGGCGACCCAGTTAACGTTGCCGTCCCCCTGCGCGTGGAAAACAACTTTCCGCTGGTGAACCTCTTGGTCAACCGCGGGCCAACTGTCCCCATACTGCTGGACACGGGATCCTCGAGTCTCGTCATCCCATTCTGGAAAATCGGGTGGCAGAACCTGGGCTTGCCCACCGGGTTCGATGTCGTTCACTACGGCAATGGCGTGAGCATCGTCTACGCCGACGTGCCCACGACGGTCGATTTCGGTGGCGGCGCCGCTACCACACCGACCTCCGTCCATGTCGGTATCCTGCCGTACCCGCGAAACCTTGACAGCCTGGTCCTCATCGCTTCCGGCGGCGCTTTCGGACCCAACGGAAACGGCATACTGGGCATCGGGCCGAATGTGGGGTCGTATGCCGTCAGCGGGCCCGGCAACGTTGTCACGACCGATTTGCCGGGCCAACTCAACGAAGGCACCCTCATCGACATTCCCGGCGGCTACATGCAGTTCGGCCCCAACACGGGCACTCCAATCACCTCCGTGACCGGGGCACCGATCACCGTGCTGAACGTTCAGATCGGCGGCTACGACCCCAACGGGGGCTACTGGTCACTCCCCTCGATTTTCGATTCGGGCGGCAACCACGGAACGCTTCCGGCGGTGATTCTCGGCACGGGCCAGACAACCGGTTACGCCCCGCCGGGCACGGTTATCTCAATCTCAATACATGACAACCAGACGCTGCTGTATCAGTACACGACAACCGCGAGCAACAGCCCAGTGGTCACGGCAGACCCCCGACTCAACACCGG